One region of Salvia miltiorrhiza cultivar Shanhuang (shh) chromosome 3, IMPLAD_Smil_shh, whole genome shotgun sequence genomic DNA includes:
- the LOC131019068 gene encoding S-protein homolog 5-like — protein MSGYTLTLIPFVVLVWIICGNHVQVTACITNRYEVHVTNKLPPKSAPLKLHCASKNDDLGNHILSLNQEIHWSFCDNFFWNTLFHCGASWGSKTCAFNAFNDHWNGRCDTGFCYWEVRADGFYMSKHNDDPTSFNKYADWSN, from the coding sequence ATGAGCGGTTACACATTAACCCTAATCCCTTTTGTAGTATTGGTTTGGATAATATGTGGCAATCACGTCCAAGTCACTGCATGCATCACAAACAGATACGAGGTTCATGTAACGAATAAGCTCCCTCCAAAATCAGCTCCGTTGAAGCTGCATTGCGCATCGAAAAACGACGACTTGGGAAACCATATCCTGAGTCTGAATCAAGAGATTCATTGGAGTTTCTGCGACAATTTCTTTTGGAATACTTTATTCCACTGCGGTGCTTCGTGGGGTTCCAAAACGTGCGCCTTCAACGCTTTCAATGATCACTGGAATGGTAGATGCGATACTGGTTTCTGCTATTGGGAAGTCAGAGCTGATGGCTTTTATATGTCGAAACACAATGATGATCCCACCTCGTTTAACAAGTACGCTGACTGGAGTAATTAG
- the LOC131014790 gene encoding cation-dependent phenylpropanoid and flavonoid 8-O-methyltransferase 1-like, whose protein sequence is LFLIIASDLEINEYYLHIFLQRAVMGTAPDVGQFMALLLKAINAKKTIEIGVFTGYSLLVTALTIPDDGKITAIDMNRSSYLIGLPIIEKAGVEHKINFIESEALPALDQLLKDPENKGTFDFAFVDADKANYANYHERALELLKPGGIAVYDNTLWAGTVAMDEGSVPESKLATRKDSIEFNKYIAGDARVQISQVPLGDGITICRRN, encoded by the exons TTGTTTCTTATCATTGCATCTGATCTGGAGATTAATGAATATTATCttcatatttttcttcaaaGGGCTGTGATGGGTACGGCACCTGATGTGGGACAGTTTATGGCCTTGCTTTTAAAGGCAATCAACGCGAAAAAGACGATTGAAATTGGAGTGTTTACTGGATATTCCCTTCTCGTAACTGCCCTCACAATTCCAGATGATGGAAAG ATCACGGCCATAGACATGAACCGAAGCTCGTACCTGATTGGATTACCTATCATCGAGAAGGCCGGGGTGGAGCACAAGATCAATTTTATCGAGTCCGAGGCTCTTCCGGCTCTTGATCAGTTGCTGAAAGAT CCTGAGAATAAGGGGACGTTCGACTTTGCGTTTGTTGATGCTGATAAAGCCAACTATGCAAATTACCATGAGAGAGCGTTGGAGCTTCTGAAACCGGGAGGTATAGCTGTTTACGATAACACCCTTTGGGCAGGGACGGTGGCGATGGATGAGGGTTCGGTTCCGGAGAGCAAGCTGGCGACGAGGAAAGATTCGATAGAGTTTAACAAGTACATTGCAGGTGACGCTAGAGTGCAAATCTCTCAAGTCCCTCTTGGTGATGGGATCACTATCTGTCGCCGCAACTGA
- the LOC131014791 gene encoding uncharacterized protein LOC131014791 produces the protein MEEQCSPLSWAYYFQEEGVEDLKQSLFYSTLELEAAVIASHEEISRKDDEIAQLKGLLAKIIKERDEFETKYQRLSLEKQLVFQRTQIQAHSSKQQPLDCPISSGTTSNEDENNALCPSDCDDSLVVASHGSKDSLPLIIPSQPAAEDVTDRVPIKKALPEQGKFLQAVMEAGPLLQTLLLAGPLPQWQHPPPQLSSGDIPPVTMSSPRSKLVHGHQDSCLISPTTSGGGFTNKRGMLNREASDFSPTSKYQKICSPINHKIRTNFLELC, from the exons ATGGAAGAACAATGCAGTCCTCTTAGCTGGGCTTACTACTTTCAAGAAGAG GGGGTCGAGGATTTGAAGCAGTCGCTCTTCTACTCGACTCTGGAGCTTGAGGCCGCGGTCATCGCGTCCCACGAGGAGATTTCGAGGAAAGACGACGAGATTGCCCAACTGAAGGGCTTGCTAGCCAAGATCATCAAAGAGAGGGACGAATTCGAGACGAAATACCAACGACTTTCCTTGGAAAAACAGTTGGTTTTCCAACGAACCCAAATCCAGGCACACTCCTCGAAGCAACAACCACTAGACTGTCCAATCTCGAGCGGCACGACTAGTAATGAGGATGAAAACAATGCACTTTGCCCGTCAGACTGCGACGACAGCTTAGTCGTCGCGTCTCATGGCAGCAAGGACAGTCTGCCGCTTATAATTCCGTCGCAGCCTGCAGCAGAGGATGTGACCGACAGAGTGCCGATCAAGAAGGCGCTGCCGGAGCAGGGCAAGTTCCTGCAGGCCGTCATGGAAGCCGGGCCGCTCCTCCAGACGCTCCTCCTGGCCGGGCCGCTCCCCCAGTGGCAGCACCCGCCGCCGCAGCTCAGCTCCGGCGACATTCCGCCGGTGACGATGTCGTCGCCGAGGTCGAAACTCGTGCATGGGCACCAAGATTCTTGCCTCATCAGCCCTACTACGAGTGGCGGAGGATTCACTAACAAGAGGGGTATGTTGAACAGGGAAGCCTCTGATTTCTCTCCCACCtcaaaatatcaaaaaattTGTTCGCCAATTAACCACAAAATTCGCACCAATTTCTTAGAGTTGTGTTAG